A window from Citrus sinensis cultivar Valencia sweet orange chromosome 3, DVS_A1.0, whole genome shotgun sequence encodes these proteins:
- the LOC127900578 gene encoding uncharacterized protein LOC127900578 — MSQFMTKTETTFQNQAASIRNLEVQMGQIANLLSSRQHGSLPSNTETNPKEQVNAIILRSGKQLDEPQKEAKKVDEEQTEDTTKVSKAASSEIPQPKLATPVKAYMLWNKCPLYAKFIKEMLSNKRKLEEHETVMLIEDCTAILQNKLPPKLKDPGSFNISCTIENCYFDKALCDLGASINLMPFSIFKKLGLGEPKATTVTLQLADRSIKYPRGIVEDMLVKVDKFIFPADFIVLDMAEDIELPLILGRPFLATIRALIDVQEGKLILRVQNEQAIFNVYTPIKYPTELKECFQEDTMDRKMAKSFKDKDLSDPPDIYTIHKQSINEDSSPNFRGKRPNCKNFVQGPSISSPCIHAPP; from the exons ATGTCTCAATTCATGACCAAAACAGAAACAACATTTCAGAATCAAGCTGCATCAATTCGGAACCTTGAGGTGCAAATGGGTCAGATTGCAAACTTGCTATCCAGTAGACAACATGGCTCTCTGCCAAGCAACACCGAGACAAATCCAAAGGAGCAAGTTAATGCAATTATACTTCGGAGTGGTAAACAACTTGATGAGCCGcaaaaagaagcaaagaaaGTTGATGAAGAACAAACTGAAGACACCACTAAGGTTTCAAAGGCAGCAAGTTCAGAAATACCACAACCTAAACTAGCAACACCGGTCAAGGCCTAT ATGCTTTGGAACAAATGCCCACTTTATgccaaatttataaaagaaatgttGTCCAACAAGAGGAAACTTGAGGAGCATGAAACTGTAATGCTGATTGAGGACTGCACCGCCatcttacaaaataaattgccACCGAAGCTGAAAGATCCAGGgagttttaatatttcatgCACTAttgaaaattgttattttgataAAGCTTTGTGTGATTTAGGTGCAAGCATTAATTTGATgcctttttctattttcaagAAATTAGGTTTGGGTGAACCTAAAGCAACAACTGTTACCCTACAATTGGCAGATAGATCTATAAAGTACCCAAGAGGCATAGTTGAGGATATGCTTGTAAAAGTTGACAAGTTTATATTTCCTGCGGATTTTATTGTCTTGGATATGGCTGAAGATATAGAGTTACCTCTCATTCTAGGCCGACCATTCTTAGCTACAATAAGAGCTTTGATTGATGTTCAGGaaggaaaattgattttaagagTTCAAAATGAGCAAGCCATTTTCAATGTGTACACACCTATCAAGTATCCAACTGAACTCAAAGAATGTTTCCAAGAAGACACCATGGATAGAAAAATGGCCAAATCATTTAAGGATAAAGATCTATCTGACCCTCCTGACATTTATACAATACATAAGCAATCTATTAATGAAGATTCATCTCCTAATTTTCGTGGGAAGAGGCCTAATTGCAAGAACTTTGTGCAAGGTCCATCCATATCATCTCCTTGCATCCACGCGCCTCCTTGA
- the LOC127900579 gene encoding uncharacterized protein LOC127900579, with protein MIQTSVQFAEMPNDDPNAHIAIFLEICDTFKQNGASDNDIRLRLFPFSLRDKTKEWLNSLSAGTITTWDGLAQKFLVKYFPPAKIAKLRNDITTFAQFEMESLYEAWERYKDLLRKCPHHGLPVWLQVQTFYNGLGSNTRTMIDAAARGTLMRKTPEAAYELLEEMASNNYQWTLERSMPRKIIGAHNVDVVTALSAQMTALSNKMEHLNVSAIQTQMCELYGGNHTSVNCQVGSPFASSSAKQAHYVANFQRQQNNSYSNTYNSGWRNHPNLS; from the coding sequence ATGATTCAGACTTCAGTTCAATTTGCTGAGATGCCAAATGATGATCCAAATGCTCATATTGCAATTTTCTTAGAAATTTGTGACACATTTAAGCAAAATGGTGCTTCAGACAATGACATCAGGCTAAggctttttccattttcattgAGGGATAAAACAAAAGAGTGGTTGAACTCACTCTCTGCTGGAACAATCACTACATGGGATGGTTTAGCGCAGAAGTTTTTAGTGAAGTACTTTCCTCCAGCAAAAATAGCTAAGTTGAGAAATGACATCACAACCTTCGCTCAGTTCGAGATGGAATCATTATATGAAGCGTGGGAAAGATACAAAGACCTACTAAGAAAATGCCCACATCATGGTCTACCAGTTTGGCTTCAGGTGCAGACATTTTACAATGGTTTGGGATCCAATACCAGAACAATGATTGATGCTGCAGCAAGAGGAACGTTAATGAGAAAAACACCAGAAGCAGCTTATGAATTATTGGAGGAGATGGCATCCAACAATTACCAGTGGACTTTAGAGCGATCAATGCCAAGGAAAATTATAGGAGCCCATAATGTTGATGTTGTCACTGCTTTATCTGCACAGATGACTGCTTTATCTAATAAGATGGAGCACCTAAATGTCAGTGCTATTCAAACTCAAATGTGTGAATTATACGGAGGGAACCATACCAGTGTCAACTGCCAAGTTGGAAGTCCTTTTGCGTCGTCATCTGCTAAACAAGCTCATTATGTGGCAAACTTCCAGAGGCAACAAAATAACTCATATTCTAATACCTACAATTCTGGCTGGAGAAACCACCCGAATTTGTCATAG